The DNA sequence CGCGATCTCTCGCACCGCCCGCTCATCTTCGGGCGAGACCGCGGGCAACCCTGCCTCAATGCGGTGAACCCCTGCCTCAGCGAGTGCCTCCGCGATACGAATCTTGTCATCCGCGGTGAACTCAACACCCGCTTGCTGCTCCCCGTCGCGCAACGTCACGTCGTGGACCTGCAACTTCGTGGGGAATGTCAGGCCGCGTCGGACCTCCGGCAGAAAGTTCCAAGGACTCGTAAACCACTGGTCAGTCTTCCAGGGTTCGTTAACCATGGCCTATCCTCCGTGGTTCCTGATGCGTTGCCTCCGGACTTCCCCACCGAGTCCGTCGATCAGACCTGCGCCCTTGACGGCTTTCACCTGTTGACTCCTCCCTTTCGGCCAGGCTGGCGACTGCAGGCTAGCGCAAGCCTCGCACCAACGCAACCGGGATCACACCAGCCGGTTCGTGACCCTTGACTCATGCGCACTTCGGTGAGGGGTAAGAGCGGGGCGGGTCTCCAGCCGCCGCCCTTGCTCCGGATGATCGGCAATCGCAGACAGGAGTCGCGACCGCCGCCAGGCTAGAGCGTCACCCTGCCGCCGGTGGCGCTTCGGGCGTGCGGCCTCAGACGTCAGGCGCCTTGGGGGCCTGCGCCGAACCGGAACATCCCGGTCTCGAGGCCGAGCGCGCTCTTGCCGATCGCCTCCAGCATCCGGTCCACGGTGGGCGGCATCAGGCTGCAGGTCCTCAGGTCCCTGAAGGCGCGCTCCACGGGGTAGTCCTTGTAGGCGCCACGGCCGCCCACGACCTGGAGCACCTTCGAGGTGACCTGGAGCCCGACCTCGGTGGCGAGGTATTTCGCCCTGTTCGCCAGGAGCGCTCGCTCCACCATGTCGGCGTTCTCCCAGCGGGCCGCCGAGTCGGCGAGGACGAGGAGCGCCGCGTCCAGGTGCGCCCGCAGCTCGCCGACGTGCCGCTGGACGATCGGATCCTGCGCGACGGCGATGTTCTCCGGTCGGACGATGCGCTTCCTGACGTAGTCCAGCGCGAACTCGAGTGCGGCCTCGGCGATCCCGAGGTAGATGGCCGCGTAACCGAGGCCGAAGCTCTCCACGACGCCAACGCGGATCGCCGAGCCGGCATCACCCAGGATGGCGTCGCGCGAGACACGCACCCCGTTCAGGGTCACGGACGGGCTGTAGGTGGCGCGCATCCCCAGCGTGTTCCACTTCCCGTCGGTGGAAATCCCGGGAGTCTCGGCGGGGACCAGGGCCAGAAGAAGCGACTTGGACATGTCCGGTTCGCCATCCAGGGCGCACCAGACCATGTAGTAGGAGGCGCCCAGGGCCATGGTGCAGAAGTGCTTGACCCCGTCGATCACGTAGCTGTCCCCGTCGGGCCTGATCGTGGTCTCCATCAGAAAGGTCCTGGAGAGGCTTACGGCCGGCTCGCTTCCCCAGCTGCCGAAGAGCTTGCCGTGCTCGACCACCTCAGGGAAGTAGCCGCGCTTCTGAGCGCCGGTGCCGAGGGCATCGATGAAGCGCATGACCGTGGAGTGCATGTGGAGCGTCATCGCGGTGTTCGCGCATCCCTTGGCCACGGTCCGGATCACGGCGGCATAGGTAGGCATGTCGAGCTCGAGGCCGCCGTGCGCCGTCGGGACCGTCTCGGCCAGAAACCCCTCGCGCCAGAGGTCGCGCCAGTTCTCCACCGGGTTGATCCCATCGCGGTCGTACGCGGAGGCGCGCGGGGCGATCTTTTTCCGGGTGAGCCGCTCCGCACGCTCGACGATCCGCCGCTGCGCGTCCGACAGGCCGAACACGCTCACCTCATACTCCCGATACCTGCTCCCGCGCTCTTGTTGCACCGGCAGGTCCCGGCCTGATGGAGCTCGATCATGTTGCCGAACGGGTCGTCCAGAAACACCTGCTCGCTCTCTGGACCAACCAACCCCACGATGGTCCAGTAGGCCACGCCCAGGCGGTCCAGCTCCTTCTTGGCTTCCTGGATGTCTGGCACCGCCAGCGCCACGTGGGGCTTGGTCGGATCCTTGCCTTCGCCTTTGGCGACCTTGGAGGTGCCGGTCGCGCCCATCAGGTGGATCTGAGCCTTGTCGCCCACCTCCATCCAGTAGCCGGGCACGCCCGGAATGTAGGGCCGGCCCCCATCAGGGAGGAGTCCCAGCACGTCACGGTAGAACGTGAGGGCTTTGTCGGGCTCGGGCTCATTCGGGCCGACGCGGACAGCATGGTGGTGGAGTTCCAGCACCTTTACCGCCATGGACGGTCCTCCTTCTCCGCTCGCTACGAGCGACGCCCGGCTGTCGGTGAGGACGCTCGGGGTTCTTTCCGCAGATGGCTGCGCCCAGGGACGCGATAAACGGTGATGCTGGCGCCACCGAGGAAGGTCATCATGACCACCAGGACGAGCAGCATGGTAAGTGAAGAGTTGCAGCCCTGTCAATACGTGTCCGACACGCGCGCGCGCTGGCGAGGGCGCGAACTCGCGAGGTGCCGGCTTCGTGCTGGCGCGGTGCCCACCGCATCGGGCACCCTGACTGTCAGGGATGACCCTAACACCTACGCTTCCTTGACATGGCGGGGAGGGGGGGGCATAATGTGGCGCGGTTGTCTCCCGAACGCTCGGAGGAACTCTCACCGTCTGCTCCGAGAGTGGATATAAGGGCGTGAACCTTCCGATGGTTAATCTTCCCATTGGCCTCACCCTGGTCCGCATTGTCCTCGTCCCCCTCGTGGTGGTCTTCCTCATCTCCTCCTCCCGGGTGCATGTCCTGATCGCCGCGGTCATCTTCGTCGCGGCCTCGCTGACGGACTGGCTGGATGGCCTCATCGCCCGTCGCCGGCATCAGGTCACGACGCTGGGCAAGCTGCTCGATCCCGTAGCCGACAAGCTGCTGGTGGCCGCGGCGCTGATCTCGCTGGTCCAGATCAACAAGGTGCCGGCGTGGATGGTGGTGGTGATCATCGGGAGGGAGTTCGCCGTGACGGGCCTGCGCGGGATCGCCGCCTCGGTCGGGACCGTGGTTCCGGCCTCGGAGCTGGCCAAGTACAAGACGTTCACCCAGTACGTCGCTATCACGCTGCTGATACTCGAGAAGGGCGTGCCTCCCGAGTACGTGCCGTTCTACTGGCTTGCCGACGCGGCGCTCTGGGTGGCGCTCGTGCTCACCGTGGTGTCGGGCATCGATTACTTCATCCGCTTTTTCGCCAAGGCCGACTACGACGCGCTGGTTCGGGACGAGGAGCGATGGCCCTGAGCCTCGCCTGGTTGGCTGCCGTCTACCTCCTGGGCGCGGTGCCTGTCGGTTACCTGGTGGCGCGCGCGTTCGGAGGCGTGGACATCCGGCGGCACGGCAGCGGCAACATCGGGGCGACCAACGTGCTCAGGACGCTCGGCAAGGGGCCGGCGGCGCTCACCTTCGCGGGGGATGTCGCCAAGGGATGGGCGGCGGTATGGCTCGCCGGCGGGATCGGTCCCGAGCCGTGGTGGGAGCCTGCGGGGGCATTCGTCGCCATCGTCGGCAACTGCTGGTCGGTCTTTCTCGGCTTCCGGGGCGGGAAGGGTGTGGCGACCACCCTCGGCGCCTTTCTCAGGCTGATGCCCCTGGCCACGCTGCCAGCCGCCCTGGTCTGGGCGATCGTCGTCCTCACCTTTCGCTATGTCTCGCTGGCCTCGCTGACCGCTGCGTTCTGCCTCCCGCCGGGTGCCTTCCTCCTCGGCTACCCGGTCGAATCGCTCCTGGCTTCGCTCGCCGCGGTCCTGATCGTGATGTTCCGTCACAGGGATAACCTGGCCCGCCTTCACACCGGGACCGAGCCGAAGCTGGGGGAACGGGCGCCGGCCTCATGACCGCCTCCGGCGGGGTCGCGGTGGTCGGCGGCGGGGGCTGGGGTACCGCTCTTGCCATCCATCTCGCTCGGCTCGGGGTTTCACCTCGCCTCTGGGTCAGGGAGCCCGAGCTGGTCGAGCTGATGCGGAGCGATCGCGAGAACCCGTGGTACCTGCCGGGGATCGTGCTGCCGCCCGAGGTGCATCCCACCCCGGCGCTCTCCGACGCCCTCGACGGAGCGGACCTGATCCTCCTGGTGGCACCCTCACATGCCTTTGCTGCCGTGGTGGAGGCCGCGCGGCCGTCGCTTCGCTCCCACGTGCCGCTCCTCTCGGCGACGAAGGGGCTGGAGCCTGCCACCGCCCGCCGGATGTCGGAGATTTTGGCCCAGCTCGTTCCGGCCTCACCGGTCGCGGTCCTGTCGGGCCCGACGTTTGCGCGCGAGGTCGCCCTGGGCCGGCCCACCGCCGCCGTGGTCGCCTCGGCCGACCCGGACCTCGCGGTCCGCGTCCAGCGGCGCCTGGCCTCCCGGGAGTTCCGCCTCTACACGAACCGGGACGTTCTGGGTGTAGAACTTGGCGGCGCACTGAAAAACATCATCGCCATCGCGACTGGCATCTGTGACGGCCTCGGGCTCGGCGAGAACGCCCGTGCCGGCCTGATCACGCGTGGCCTCGCCGAGATCACGCGCCTGGGCGTGGCGCTGGGGGCCTCGCCGCTCACGTTCGCGGGGCTGGCCGGGCTGGGCGACCTGGTCCTGACCTGCACGGGCTCGCTGAGCCGGAACCGGGCCCTCGGCCTGGCGCTCGCCGGAGGGAAGAGCCTGGCCGAGGCGCAGGGAGCGAGCCGGATGGTTGCGGAAGGTGTGAACGCGACGGAGGCGGCGCTCCGGCTCGCTCGGCGCGCCGCCGTGTCGCTCCCGATCTGCCACGAGGTGGGCGCCGTCCTCTTCGAAGGCAAGTCGCCCCAGGCGGCGCTCGCGGCCCTCCTGGAGCGCGAGGTTCGGCCGGAGGAGGAGCCGGGGCTGACGGAGTCGCTCACGAGGAGCTCTCGGACGTGCCGGAGCTGAGGAAGGACCCGGTCGTCGGGCGCTGGGTCATCATCTCGACGGAGCGGGCACGGCGGCCCTCCGACTTTGGCCCCAATCCCGTCAGGCTTACGGGGGGGAACTGCGTCTTCTGTGCGGGAAACGAGGCCAAGACCCCGCCCGAGATCCTCGCGTTCCGCTCCCCCCACACGGCTCCAAACAGCCCCGGGTGGTCGTTGCGCGTCGTCTCCAACAAGTTCCCGGCGCTCAGGATCGAAGGCGAGCTGGAGCCCTCGGGTGAGGGGCTCTACGACCGGATGAGCGGGATCGGCGCCCACGAGGTGATCATCGAGACGCCGGACCATCAGGCGACGCTCGCCAGCCTCCCGCCCTCGGCGGCGGGCGACGTGTTCTGGGCGTACCGGGAGCGGGTGGTGGATTTGAAGAAGGACCCGCGCTTCGAGTATGTCCTCATCTTCAAGAACCACGGCGAGGCGGCCGGCGCCTCGCTCGAGCACTCCCACTCCCAGCTCATCGCCACGCCCATCGTCCCCATCATGGTCGAGGAGGAGCTGGAGGGGTCCGCCAGGTACTTCAGGCTCAAAGAGCGCTGCGTCTGGTGCGACATCATCCGGCTGGAGCGGCAGGGGAGTGGGCGCGTGATCCTGGACGAGGCCGGTTTCATCGCCATGGCCCCGTTCGCGCCGCGCTTCCCCTTCGAGACCTGGATCCTCCCCGACCATCACGGGTCGGCCTACGAGGAGATCACCCGCGACGAGGTGGACGCGCTGGCGGTGATGGTCGGGGAGCTCTTGCGGCGCATGAATCAGGTGCTCCTCGACCCGCCCTTCAACTTCATGCTCCACACGGCGCCGCTGAAGGACCCCGCCCCGGACCACTTTCACTGGCACCT is a window from the Candidatus Rokuibacteriota bacterium genome containing:
- the galT gene encoding galactose-1-phosphate uridylyltransferase, yielding MPELRKDPVVGRWVIISTERARRPSDFGPNPVRLTGGNCVFCAGNEAKTPPEILAFRSPHTAPNSPGWSLRVVSNKFPALRIEGELEPSGEGLYDRMSGIGAHEVIIETPDHQATLASLPPSAAGDVFWAYRERVVDLKKDPRFEYVLIFKNHGEAAGASLEHSHSQLIATPIVPIMVEEELEGSARYFRLKERCVWCDIIRLERQGSGRVILDEAGFIAMAPFAPRFPFETWILPDHHGSAYEEITRDEVDALAVMVGELLRRMNQVLLDPPFNFMLHTAPLKDPAPDHFHWHLEVIPKLTKVAGFEWGSGFFINPTPPEAAVRYLRGEVP
- a CDS encoding VOC family protein; protein product: MAVKVLELHHHAVRVGPNEPEPDKALTFYRDVLGLLPDGGRPYIPGVPGYWMEVGDKAQIHLMGATGTSKVAKGEGKDPTKPHVALAVPDIQEAKKELDRLGVAYWTIVGLVGPESEQVFLDDPFGNMIELHQAGTCRCNKSAGAGIGSMR
- the pgsA gene encoding CDP-diacylglycerol--glycerol-3-phosphate 3-phosphatidyltransferase, coding for MVNLPIGLTLVRIVLVPLVVVFLISSSRVHVLIAAVIFVAASLTDWLDGLIARRRHQVTTLGKLLDPVADKLLVAAALISLVQINKVPAWMVVVIIGREFAVTGLRGIAASVGTVVPASELAKYKTFTQYVAITLLILEKGVPPEYVPFYWLADAALWVALVLTVVSGIDYFIRFFAKADYDALVRDEERWP
- the plsY gene encoding glycerol-3-phosphate 1-O-acyltransferase PlsY, translated to MALSLAWLAAVYLLGAVPVGYLVARAFGGVDIRRHGSGNIGATNVLRTLGKGPAALTFAGDVAKGWAAVWLAGGIGPEPWWEPAGAFVAIVGNCWSVFLGFRGGKGVATTLGAFLRLMPLATLPAALVWAIVVLTFRYVSLASLTAAFCLPPGAFLLGYPVESLLASLAAVLIVMFRHRDNLARLHTGTEPKLGERAPAS
- a CDS encoding acyl-CoA/acyl-ACP dehydrogenase — translated: MSVFGLSDAQRRIVERAERLTRKKIAPRASAYDRDGINPVENWRDLWREGFLAETVPTAHGGLELDMPTYAAVIRTVAKGCANTAMTLHMHSTVMRFIDALGTGAQKRGYFPEVVEHGKLFGSWGSEPAVSLSRTFLMETTIRPDGDSYVIDGVKHFCTMALGASYYMVWCALDGEPDMSKSLLLALVPAETPGISTDGKWNTLGMRATYSPSVTLNGVRVSRDAILGDAGSAIRVGVVESFGLGYAAIYLGIAEAALEFALDYVRKRIVRPENIAVAQDPIVQRHVGELRAHLDAALLVLADSAARWENADMVERALLANRAKYLATEVGLQVTSKVLQVVGGRGAYKDYPVERAFRDLRTCSLMPPTVDRMLEAIGKSALGLETGMFRFGAGPQGA
- a CDS encoding NAD(P)-dependent glycerol-3-phosphate dehydrogenase, which encodes MTASGGVAVVGGGGWGTALAIHLARLGVSPRLWVREPELVELMRSDRENPWYLPGIVLPPEVHPTPALSDALDGADLILLVAPSHAFAAVVEAARPSLRSHVPLLSATKGLEPATARRMSEILAQLVPASPVAVLSGPTFAREVALGRPTAAVVASADPDLAVRVQRRLASREFRLYTNRDVLGVELGGALKNIIAIATGICDGLGLGENARAGLITRGLAEITRLGVALGASPLTFAGLAGLGDLVLTCTGSLSRNRALGLALAGGKSLAEAQGASRMVAEGVNATEAALRLARRAAVSLPICHEVGAVLFEGKSPQAALAALLEREVRPEEEPGLTESLTRSSRTCRS